The following are encoded in a window of Peromyscus leucopus breed LL Stock chromosome X, UCI_PerLeu_2.1, whole genome shotgun sequence genomic DNA:
- the LOC114680954 gene encoding dual specificity phosphatase 21-like encodes MEQDNLYDLSQITNSLFISNAVVANDKLALSNNHITTIINASVEAVNAFFEDIQYVQVPVSGAPNAYLYDFFDPIADHIHAVEMRNGRVLLHCTSGVSGSAAFCLAYLMKYHNMTLLDAHTWTKSCRPIIRPNNCFWEQLIHYEFKLFSKNTVRMINSPMGLIPNIYEKEAHVMEPI; translated from the coding sequence ATGGAACAGGACAACCTTTATGACCTCTCTCAAATAACTAACAGTCTTTTTATCAGTAATGCTGTGGTCGCTAACGACAAACTCGCCCTGTCCAACAACCACATCACCACAATTATCAATGCCTCGGTAGAAGCAGTGAATGCGTTCTTTGAAGACATTCAGTACGTGCAAGTGCCGGTGAGTGGTGCTCCCAACGCCTACCTCTATGATTTTTTCGACCCCATAGCTGATCACATCCACGCCGTGGAAATGAGGAATGGCCGCGTGCTGCTGCACTGTACCTCAGGAGTGAGCGGCTCAGCAGCCTTCTGCCTTGCCTATCTCATGAAATACCACAACATGACGCTGCtggatgcacacacatggaccaAGTCCTGCCGACCCATCATTCGTCCCAACAACTGCTTTTGGGAGCAACTTATTCATTACGAGTTCAAGCTATTTAGTAAGAATACTGTGCGCATGATCAACTCTCCTATGGGTCTGATCCCTAACATCTATGAAAAGGAGGCCCATGTAATGGAGCCAATATGa